In a single window of the Streptomyces sp. HUAS ZL42 genome:
- a CDS encoding DUF402 domain-containing protein, whose translation MADGGAMTRVEAGPANHWAPGSQILWRYRENAGERFHIARPVTVVRDDEDLLAVWLAPGTECVKPVLADGTPVHLEPLESRYTRPRTVQRDRWFGTGVLKLARPGEPWSVWLFWQPGWRFKNWYVNLEEPQVRWAGGVDSEDHFLDISVHPDRSWHWRDEDEFAQAQRDGLVDGGLACRVRRAGLAAVQVIRDWGPPFSEGWQDWRPNPSWAVPLLPEDWDRTPAHVSS comes from the coding sequence CAGATCCTGTGGCGATACCGGGAGAACGCGGGCGAGCGCTTCCACATCGCGCGCCCCGTCACCGTCGTACGGGACGACGAGGACCTGCTCGCCGTATGGCTGGCACCGGGCACCGAGTGTGTGAAGCCCGTGCTCGCGGACGGCACGCCCGTGCACCTGGAGCCGCTGGAGTCGCGTTACACCAGGCCGCGCACGGTGCAGCGCGACCGGTGGTTCGGCACGGGAGTGCTCAAGCTGGCGCGGCCCGGCGAGCCGTGGTCGGTGTGGCTGTTCTGGCAGCCGGGCTGGCGTTTCAAGAACTGGTACGTCAATCTTGAGGAGCCCCAGGTCCGTTGGGCCGGCGGGGTCGACTCGGAGGACCACTTTCTGGACATCTCGGTGCACCCGGACCGCAGTTGGCACTGGCGCGACGAGGACGAGTTCGCGCAGGCCCAGCGGGACGGTCTGGTGGACGGCGGACTGGCCTGCCGGGTGCGCCGGGCGGGGCTGGCCGCGGTGCAGGTGATCCGCGACTGGGGCCCTCCGTTCTCGGAAGGCTGGCAGGACTGGCGCCCGAATCCGTCGTGGGCCGTACCGTTGCTGCCGGAGGACTGGGACCGTACGCCTGCGCACGTGTCCTCATGA